Within the Acidobacteriota bacterium genome, the region CGTCAGCGCCAGGATGAGACCAATCACGAATTGAGCGATTCTCACGGCTGATACTCCAGTACTTCTCGGGGAAGTTTGGTCGTGTTGATGATCAGCGCGGTGTCGAGTGCAGAAAAGGTCACGACCGGGGCGCACTTGATCCTCGTGAAGAGATCGCTTCCTTCCGAGACTTCGGTGACGGTTGCGACGGGGATGCCCGGCGGGTACACGCCGTCGATGCCGGCGGTGACGATCCGATCGCCGGGAACCACGTCGGCGAGTGCAGGGACCCTGGTGAGATCGAGCCCTCCCTCGCCGTCGCCCTTGAGGACTCCCTGCCGGTGCGTTCTCTCGATCCTGACTCCCACGGCCGACTTGGCGTCGATGACGAGCTGAACCTTCGAAAGATCGGGAGTGGTCAGAACGACGCGACCGATCAGGCCTTCGGGATTGACCACGGCATCGTTGATCTCGACCCCTGCATTTTCCCCCTGATCGAGCACCATCGACTTGAACGGACCGGCGGTATCGAGCATCACGATTCCCGACAGCGACGTTGGAAGCTCCGAGGTGAGGGCATAGCCGAGCGTCGCGCGCATGCGGCTGAGGTCGCCGGCTACGTTTCGCAGGTTGATGTTTTCTTCGGTGAGGCGCTCGACGCGATCTCTCAGCGTCCG harbors:
- the mreC gene encoding rod shape-determining protein MreC produces the protein MQIPVQRRPTLILIIVLAVLLGIMAVHPRTESGPNQTRLLERAFMAAFSWIPRGVNAVGQSLADAYYGYVDLRGIVAENRTLRDRVERLTEENINLRNVAGDLSRMRATLGYALTSELPTSLSGIVMLDTAGPFKSMVLDQGENAGVEINDAVVNPEGLIGRVVLTTPDLSKVQLVIDAKSAVGVRIERTHRQGVLKGDGEGGLDLTRVPALADVVPGDRIVTAGIDGVYPPGIPVATVTEVSEGSDLFTRIKCAPVVTFSALDTALIINTTKLPREVLEYQP